In Nitrospirota bacterium, one DNA window encodes the following:
- a CDS encoding glycosyltransferase family 2 protein — MKLSVIIPCFNEISTIDRIIDAVKNSPYADKEIIIVDDFSTDGTREKLEKDIVRKVDKVIYHESNRGKGAAVRTGIKEATGDIVIIQDADLEYDPNEYPRIIQPILDGRADVVYGSRFMGGRPHRAIYFWHRAGNGLITLLSNFFTNLNLTDVETCYKAFKREVISSIQIEENRFGFEAEITAKAAKKKCRIYEVGISYHGRTYAEGKKAGWKDGISTLWCIFKYNLFR; from the coding sequence ATGAAGCTCTCCGTAATCATCCCCTGCTTTAACGAAATCAGCACCATCGACAGAATTATTGACGCCGTAAAGAATTCTCCTTACGCTGATAAGGAAATAATCATTGTTGATGATTTTTCCACTGACGGGACAAGAGAGAAACTTGAAAAAGACATTGTCCGGAAAGTAGATAAGGTTATTTATCATGAATCCAACAGGGGGAAGGGCGCAGCGGTAAGGACCGGCATTAAAGAAGCCACAGGCGATATAGTTATCATACAGGATGCCGACCTTGAATACGACCCGAACGAATACCCGCGGATAATCCAGCCTATTTTAGATGGCAGGGCGGATGTTGTTTACGGCTCAAGATTTATGGGCGGAAGGCCCCACAGGGCGATTTATTTCTGGCACAGGGCGGGAAACGGATTAATAACTTTATTGTCAAACTTCTTCACCAACCTTAATCTGACGGATGTGGAGACCTGCTACAAGGCATTCAAAAGGGAGGTTATCTCCTCTATACAGATAGAAGAGAACAGATTTGGTTTTGAGGCGGAGATTACTGCAAAAGCGGCAAAGAAAAAGTGCAGGATTTATGAAGTAGGCATTTCATACCACGGCAGGACTTATGCCGAAGGCAAGAAAGCCGGCTGGAAGGACGGCATCTCTACGCTGTGGTGTATTTTTAAGTATAATCTATTCAGATAA
- the rpsT gene encoding 30S ribosomal protein S20, which produces MPAKSPPKKSKSAIKRARQAPKRRARNVSVKSALKTFTKKVESEVLGKNAEGAKAVLHKAVRAIDKAASKGIIHKNTAARKVSRLTRLVNSLSAAGAA; this is translated from the coding sequence TTGCCGGCTAAGTCACCACCGAAAAAGAGCAAATCAGCAATAAAAAGGGCAAGGCAGGCGCCTAAAAGGAGAGCGAGAAATGTCTCCGTAAAGAGCGCGTTGAAGACTTTTACAAAAAAAGTTGAGTCAGAAGTGCTCGGTAAAAATGCAGAAGGCGCAAAGGCTGTATTGCACAAAGCTGTTCGTGCCATTGATAAAGCTGCTTCTAAGGGGATAATCCACAAAAACACTGCTGCAAGAAAAGTTTCAAGGCTTACAAGGCTTGTCAATTCATTGAGTGCGGCTGGAGCAGCTTAA
- a CDS encoding OmpH family outer membrane protein — protein sequence MKKTAFTAIVILAFSVVSAWGADVKIGYVDVMKALNESIKGLEAKRTLEQMVNTRQVSIDNIEGELKKLQAEMEKQASVLTPEAKKEKEEQVTKLKRDYQRTLQDSEEEIKKKESEYTQGILKDLQAIIKKVGDEEGYTGIFDARDMLHFSKKLDITEKVIKTYNESYKAKK from the coding sequence ATGAAAAAGACGGCTTTTACTGCAATAGTCATACTGGCATTTTCTGTAGTTTCCGCATGGGGCGCTGATGTAAAAATTGGCTATGTGGATGTAATGAAGGCGCTGAATGAATCTATAAAAGGACTGGAGGCCAAAAGGACGCTTGAACAAATGGTGAATACCAGGCAGGTTTCTATTGATAATATTGAAGGAGAGTTAAAAAAACTTCAGGCCGAGATGGAGAAACAAGCCTCTGTCCTGACCCCGGAGGCAAAAAAGGAGAAAGAGGAGCAGGTAACCAAGCTTAAAAGGGATTATCAGAGAACTTTGCAGGATTCTGAGGAAGAAATTAAAAAGAAAGAATCAGAATACACTCAGGGGATACTCAAAGACCTGCAGGCAATTATTAAAAAAGTCGGTGATGAAGAGGGATATACGGGTATTTTTGATGCGCGTGATATGCTTCATTTTTCCAAGAAGCTTGATATCACCGAGAAAGTAATCAAGACGTATAATGAGTCATACAAGGCAAAAAAATGA
- the bamA gene encoding outer membrane protein assembly factor BamA, translating to MTGKNTVREVIISKLKWSCAAGAAFIMVFFIFASVIFAEEMPLVTFIEIKGNKKIDEDTIRTKMKNRVNEPFSYELVQKDIKTLYGTGYFDDVRVEIETFEGGIKLILIFKEKPTITSIDFQGNEEIETDKLKEEITITSGSMANISLITDNVDKLISFYQSEGYWHVKVIPVVREVSEEAVALTFQIEEGPKVIIKDIAIEGNRNLTEKEIKKAMKTRERWLLSFITGSGLYKKEEMKIDVERIRELYHSKGYIYVVISEPLVTLNPEKTKIYIKISVSEGEQYRVGAVNITGNTIFTADELFKQVGTSSGKIFNRSALRSDIDKILDLYMDKGYARADVNPIIDINADKRIANVTLSITEGDIFRIGRIEITGNMKTRDKVIRREMRLDEGDIFSKKLLKRSYQRITNLNYFESVDLSSEPKAEEKLVDLNVKVKERLTGMLSIGGGYSSTDKFMVMGEVSQSNLFGKGLFLKFRADMSSRRRNYSITLRDPWFMDKPISASVSVYNELYHYPDYDKKSIGTSLGLGKELSEYVAGNITYNFENVEITEIAEDASSFIKDQEGTKITSSISPSIWRDTRDNYLDPTTGSRYALYTTYAGIGGDNYFVKGLVDNSWYFPVIWDTTIGLRGRFGSASGITGHELPIYERFYVGGISTVRGLSFGEGGPRNEQGEKIGGNKELILNAEYIFPIEKTVKLKGLVFFDSGSAFDNNENISPSELRNTTGVGIRWMSPIGPIRLEWGYNISPKQDEDQSKLEFTFGGLF from the coding sequence ATGACTGGGAAGAATACAGTCAGGGAGGTAATTATCAGCAAGCTAAAGTGGTCATGTGCCGCAGGCGCCGCATTCATAATGGTGTTTTTTATCTTTGCTTCTGTCATTTTTGCGGAGGAAATGCCGCTTGTCACCTTTATTGAGATTAAAGGGAATAAAAAAATTGATGAAGATACAATCAGGACGAAGATGAAAAACAGGGTCAATGAACCGTTTTCTTATGAACTTGTGCAAAAAGACATCAAGACGCTGTACGGCACCGGATACTTTGACGATGTCAGGGTTGAGATTGAGACATTTGAAGGCGGCATTAAATTAATTCTTATTTTTAAAGAGAAACCTACGATAACAAGCATAGATTTTCAGGGGAATGAGGAGATAGAGACAGACAAGCTTAAAGAGGAGATAACAATAACCTCAGGCTCTATGGCAAACATTTCCCTTATAACAGACAATGTTGATAAATTAATCTCTTTTTATCAGTCTGAAGGGTACTGGCATGTAAAGGTCATTCCCGTGGTCAGGGAGGTTTCAGAAGAAGCGGTGGCCCTTACATTCCAGATAGAGGAAGGCCCGAAAGTAATAATTAAAGACATTGCAATAGAGGGTAACAGGAACTTAACTGAAAAAGAAATTAAGAAAGCCATGAAAACAAGGGAAAGATGGCTGCTCTCGTTTATCACCGGGTCGGGCCTCTACAAGAAAGAAGAGATGAAAATAGATGTGGAGAGAATAAGAGAGCTTTACCACAGCAAGGGCTACATATATGTTGTAATCTCTGAGCCTCTTGTTACGCTTAACCCTGAAAAGACGAAGATTTATATAAAAATATCCGTATCCGAGGGTGAGCAGTACAGGGTCGGGGCTGTTAATATCACCGGCAATACAATATTTACTGCCGATGAATTGTTTAAACAGGTCGGGACATCTTCCGGTAAGATCTTTAACAGGTCTGCATTGAGAAGCGATATTGACAAGATTCTTGATCTCTATATGGATAAAGGATACGCAAGGGCGGACGTCAATCCTATAATTGATATTAATGCGGATAAGAGGATAGCAAACGTAACCCTTTCAATAACAGAAGGCGACATCTTCAGAATCGGCAGGATTGAGATCACGGGGAATATGAAGACAAGGGACAAAGTAATCAGGAGGGAAATGCGCCTTGATGAGGGTGATATATTCAGTAAAAAACTCCTGAAAAGGAGCTATCAGAGGATAACAAACCTGAACTACTTTGAATCCGTGGATCTTTCATCAGAGCCGAAGGCAGAGGAAAAACTCGTTGACCTCAATGTTAAAGTCAAGGAGAGGTTAACCGGCATGCTGAGTATCGGCGGCGGCTACAGCTCAACGGATAAATTTATGGTCATGGGTGAGGTGTCACAGTCAAACCTCTTTGGGAAGGGGCTGTTTTTGAAGTTCAGGGCGGATATGAGTTCACGCAGGAGGAATTACAGCATTACCCTGAGAGACCCATGGTTTATGGATAAACCAATATCCGCATCCGTCAGCGTTTATAATGAATTGTACCATTATCCTGATTATGACAAGAAATCTATCGGCACATCACTGGGGCTGGGCAAGGAATTATCAGAGTATGTAGCCGGCAATATCACATACAATTTTGAAAACGTTGAAATTACTGAGATAGCTGAAGACGCATCATCATTTATAAAGGACCAGGAGGGAACGAAAATTACAAGCAGCATAAGCCCTTCAATCTGGAGGGATACGAGGGATAATTATCTGGATCCGACTACGGGCTCAAGATATGCCCTTTATACTACCTATGCAGGCATAGGCGGGGACAACTATTTTGTAAAAGGTTTAGTTGACAATAGCTGGTACTTCCCTGTGATATGGGATACCACCATTGGATTAAGGGGGCGCTTTGGCTCCGCCTCGGGCATAACAGGGCATGAACTGCCTATTTATGAGAGATTTTATGTAGGCGGCATAAGTACGGTCAGAGGCCTTAGTTTCGGAGAGGGCGGTCCCAGAAATGAACAGGGAGAAAAAATAGGCGGCAATAAAGAACTGATACTTAATGCAGAATATATTTTCCCTATAGAAAAAACCGTCAAGCTTAAGGGACTTGTCTTTTTTGATTCAGGCAGCGCCTTTGACAATAATGAAAACATATCTCCGTCAGAACTCAGAAATACTACGGGTGTTGGGATCAGATGGATGTCCCCGATCGGGCCGATAAGGCTTGAATGGGGTTATAATATATCACCGAAACAGGATGAGGACCAGAGCAAACTTGAGTTTACCTTTGGAGGACTGTTCTAA
- a CDS encoding glycosyltransferase family 39 protein encodes MTAEQKKIFYAALILITLAGVFLRFWGVIEQPPIHDEVMTAYAADSYIESGQFMYVMPHHPKLRNILVDLSMNMFGRGAAGLRGFSLLFGCLSVLLLGLLLYRISSNTTASCLAAFFLAVDPMHITFSRQAIQEVHTTFFFILGTLLAVLSVRDEKEEIIWWLLPLSGIVFGLGLASKGHALFPLLVCIPYIITKTLKLKDPGLIIFAILSLTVLPFTVFLLTYIPWFDRGYDLSDWLFMQQALSKEIATHQGSSGDVFKYTQAWQWFINPLMAYGNFSYSGGKPHVTVAMGNPLVWLLVLPSSFYLLFNALKQKKGFIVLFLFWISYLPLALALRPIQMLSSLGVIPFAFCLVGLTVSEIKMKTGAKYFYAYLTAVLLAAMLLYPLATGKALDYGYLRSITERANPHTINQNPQGILLQGI; translated from the coding sequence ATGACCGCTGAACAGAAAAAAATTTTTTATGCTGCATTGATTCTTATAACGCTTGCCGGAGTATTCCTGCGTTTTTGGGGCGTTATTGAACAGCCGCCAATTCATGATGAAGTTATGACGGCGTATGCCGCAGATTCTTATATTGAGAGCGGGCAGTTCATGTATGTGATGCCTCATCACCCTAAACTGAGGAACATCCTTGTTGACCTGTCTATGAATATGTTTGGCAGGGGGGCTGCCGGTCTGAGGGGGTTCAGTCTTTTATTCGGTTGTCTTTCCGTACTGCTTCTGGGGCTGCTGCTTTACAGGATTTCTTCCAATACGACAGCATCATGTCTTGCCGCCTTTTTTCTTGCCGTAGACCCCATGCACATCACTTTCAGCCGTCAGGCAATTCAGGAGGTTCATACCACATTTTTTTTCATCCTCGGGACACTGCTTGCGGTTCTGAGCGTCAGAGACGAGAAGGAGGAAATAATTTGGTGGCTGCTCCCACTCTCAGGGATTGTCTTTGGACTCGGGCTTGCATCCAAGGGGCATGCATTGTTTCCGCTGCTGGTCTGCATACCGTATATTATTACCAAAACCCTTAAGTTGAAAGACCCCGGCCTTATAATTTTTGCAATTCTTTCGCTCACGGTTCTTCCTTTTACCGTTTTTCTGCTGACTTATATTCCCTGGTTTGATCGTGGTTATGATTTATCCGACTGGCTGTTTATGCAGCAGGCTTTATCCAAAGAAATTGCAACGCATCAGGGCAGCAGCGGCGACGTCTTTAAATACACGCAGGCATGGCAGTGGTTCATCAATCCGCTCATGGCGTACGGCAATTTTTCATACAGCGGGGGAAAGCCGCATGTAACCGTTGCAATGGGTAATCCTCTGGTTTGGCTCCTTGTGCTTCCGTCCTCATTCTACCTGCTTTTTAATGCCCTGAAGCAAAAGAAAGGGTTTATTGTTTTATTTCTTTTCTGGATCTCCTATCTCCCCCTTGCCCTGGCATTACGCCCGATACAAATGCTTTCTTCGCTGGGTGTCATACCTTTTGCTTTTTGTCTTGTGGGGCTTACAGTTTCTGAAATAAAAATGAAGACAGGCGCGAAATATTTTTATGCGTATCTCACTGCGGTATTGCTTGCGGCTATGCTGCTTTATCCTTTGGCCACAGGAAAGGCGCTGGACTATGGCTATCTGAGGTCAATCACCGAGAGGGCGAATCCGCATACTATTAATCAAAATCCGCAAGGCATTTTGCTGCAAGGCATTTAA
- a CDS encoding leucine--tRNA ligase: protein MQEKYNPQEIEEKWQDFWDKKALYMVTEDSVSPKFYCLEMFPYPSGKIHMGHVRNYVIGDVISRYKRMRGFNVLHPMGWDAFGLPAENAAIKHGVHPAKWTYENIDYMRGQIKKLGISYDWQREVATCSPEYYKWNQWFFIKMLQKGLAYRKASFVNWCPSCETVLANEQVLDGLCWRCDSAVTQKKLEQWFFKITSYAEELLKFCDNLTGWPEKVTTMQRNWIGRSEGVEVDFKIAGYDKKIRIFTTRQDTLFGATFMSLAKRHPLIAELVKDKKTLKKIESLPENPEKKEGVFTGHYAVNPLTGDKIPVWAANFVLMEYGTGAVMAVPAHDQRDYEFAQKYNLPVRVVIVKDSRIQGFKGSSNSHLAAGPLDPWTPLTAAYEDEGVLIDSGQFSGLPSDEARSKIAGFIEAGGLGKKVVNYKLRDWGISRQRYWGTPIPVIYCNTCGIVSVPEDKLPVILPENVTLTGKGATPLSELSDFINTECPKCGKPAKRETDTMDTFVDSSWYFLRYCSPSVNDKAVDSDAVNYWMPVDQYIGGIEHAVLHLLYSRFFTKALREIGIVKADEPFKKLLTQGMVIKEGAKMSKSKGNVVDPDYLIGEYGADTVRLFCLFAAPPERDLDWSDHGVEGAFRFLNRVWGFVYKSRNALNVTGNASENINRLHITDNASRLLRKTHQTIKKVTNDIERDYHFNTAIASLMELMNEAAAFDASTPEDAEALLFCIKNVIILLSPFAPHFAEEAWEFSGSRQSIFTEPWPEWDEAMTKEDEVELVVQINGKLRGKLTIPSGLDDEAIKEKAFLDPKVIEYTKGKSVKKIIVVQGRLVNIVL from the coding sequence TTGCAGGAAAAATACAACCCGCAGGAAATTGAAGAAAAGTGGCAGGACTTCTGGGATAAGAAAGCCCTTTACATGGTAACAGAAGACTCCGTCTCCCCTAAGTTCTACTGCCTTGAGATGTTCCCCTATCCCTCAGGGAAGATTCATATGGGGCACGTGCGCAATTATGTTATCGGAGACGTAATCTCAAGATACAAAAGGATGCGCGGTTTTAATGTGCTTCATCCGATGGGATGGGACGCCTTCGGCCTGCCTGCCGAGAATGCGGCAATAAAACACGGCGTTCACCCCGCAAAGTGGACTTATGAGAATATTGATTACATGCGCGGGCAGATTAAAAAGCTGGGCATCAGTTATGACTGGCAGAGAGAAGTTGCAACCTGCTCGCCCGAATATTACAAATGGAATCAGTGGTTTTTCATAAAGATGCTACAAAAAGGGCTGGCATACAGAAAGGCTTCTTTTGTCAATTGGTGCCCCTCATGTGAAACTGTCCTTGCAAATGAGCAGGTCCTTGACGGGCTGTGCTGGCGATGCGACAGCGCTGTAACGCAAAAAAAACTTGAGCAGTGGTTTTTTAAAATCACCTCGTACGCCGAGGAGCTTTTAAAATTCTGCGATAATCTTACAGGCTGGCCCGAGAAGGTCACAACCATGCAGAGAAACTGGATCGGCAGGAGCGAGGGCGTTGAGGTTGACTTTAAAATTGCCGGATATGACAAAAAAATCAGGATATTCACCACAAGGCAGGATACGCTCTTCGGTGCAACATTTATGAGCCTTGCAAAAAGACACCCGCTCATTGCCGAACTTGTAAAGGACAAAAAAACCCTCAAGAAAATTGAATCGCTCCCTGAAAACCCGGAGAAAAAAGAAGGCGTTTTTACAGGGCATTATGCCGTCAATCCGCTGACCGGTGACAAGATTCCAGTCTGGGCTGCAAATTTTGTCCTCATGGAATACGGCACCGGCGCAGTCATGGCCGTTCCCGCGCATGACCAGAGAGATTACGAGTTTGCACAGAAGTATAATCTGCCGGTGAGAGTTGTAATTGTAAAGGATTCAAGGATTCAAGGGTTCAAGGGTTCAAGTAATTCTCATTTGGCCGCTGGACCCCTGGACCCCTGGACCCCTCTCACCGCCGCTTACGAAGACGAGGGCGTCTTAATTGATTCAGGACAATTCTCAGGGCTTCCGAGCGATGAGGCAAGGTCAAAAATTGCCGGCTTTATTGAGGCAGGCGGTCTCGGCAAAAAGGTCGTGAATTACAAATTAAGGGACTGGGGCATATCAAGACAGCGGTACTGGGGCACGCCGATTCCGGTAATTTACTGCAACACCTGCGGCATCGTTTCTGTGCCTGAGGACAAACTTCCTGTCATTCTTCCTGAGAACGTCACGCTCACAGGCAAGGGCGCCACGCCCTTATCAGAGCTTTCGGATTTTATTAATACCGAATGCCCGAAATGCGGTAAGCCTGCAAAAAGGGAAACAGATACCATGGATACATTCGTTGACTCGTCATGGTATTTTTTGCGCTACTGCTCCCCCTCAGTTAATGATAAGGCTGTTGATTCAGACGCCGTCAATTACTGGATGCCCGTGGACCAGTACATAGGAGGGATTGAGCATGCAGTCCTCCACCTGCTTTATTCCAGATTTTTTACAAAGGCGCTCAGAGAAATCGGCATTGTCAAAGCAGACGAGCCGTTTAAAAAACTTCTTACTCAGGGGATGGTAATTAAAGAAGGCGCAAAGATGTCCAAATCTAAGGGCAATGTCGTGGACCCTGATTATTTAATCGGGGAATACGGCGCTGACACTGTAAGACTTTTCTGCCTTTTTGCCGCACCGCCTGAACGGGATTTGGACTGGTCAGACCACGGAGTGGAAGGCGCATTCCGCTTTTTAAACAGGGTATGGGGCTTTGTGTATAAAAGCCGTAATGCATTAAACGTAACGGGTAATGCGTCAGAAAATATAAACAGGTTACACATCACGGATAACGCATCACGGCTTTTAAGAAAGACCCATCAGACCATTAAAAAAGTCACAAACGACATTGAGCGCGATTATCATTTCAACACTGCCATAGCGTCATTAATGGAGCTTATGAATGAGGCGGCGGCTTTTGATGCCTCCACCCCGGAGGACGCAGAAGCCCTGCTATTCTGCATTAAAAATGTTATCATTTTGCTTTCGCCGTTTGCGCCGCATTTTGCTGAGGAAGCATGGGAATTTTCAGGAAGCAGACAGAGCATATTTACTGAACCCTGGCCCGAATGGGACGAAGCGATGACAAAGGAAGATGAGGTTGAACTTGTCGTACAGATAAACGGCAAATTAAGGGGCAAGCTCACAATACCTTCCGGGCTTGACGATGAAGCAATAAAGGAAAAAGCATTTCTTGACCCTAAAGTTATAGAATATACAAAGGGCAAGTCTGTCAAAAAAATAATAGTGGTTCAGGGCAGGCTTGTAAACATAGTCCTTTAA
- a CDS encoding MFS transporter, producing the protein MGKATSSPNALATVRPLKPFSALTYRNFRLFWIGQVISLTGSWMQSAAQGWLVLKLTDSPFYLGLAGMAGGLPIILFSLAGGVAADRFSKRNMLLLTQVMFTALTLMLAVLVSAKIINVWHVLFFSFLIGMVSAFDIPARQSFLMEMVGKESLLNAIALNSAAFNGARVIGPAIAGFLIGYLDIAVCFYINAVSFIAGIISYLRMRPDEMKTVEPPEAKLSLPGKRLFTDIFQEFKEGIKYIFTEPKIYTLIVFVAITSLFGFPYITFLPVYARDILKTGATGLGVLMGSAGAGAFTGAVGLALKEDFKRKGMLFAAAGITFPVALLLFSYSETPWFSSLMLFLVGWGAISQMATANSMLQITAPDRLRGRVMSAFTLMFLGMAAVGNFIVGSIAHRIGTQNAVATGAVLCLFGIVLLLWKKPEVLKIS; encoded by the coding sequence GTGGGGAAGGCGACTTCTTCACCCAATGCCTTGGCGACAGTGAGACCCTTAAAACCTTTTTCTGCATTAACATACCGGAACTTTCGTCTCTTCTGGATCGGACAGGTCATATCCCTCACAGGCTCATGGATGCAGTCTGCCGCACAGGGCTGGCTCGTGCTGAAACTCACGGACTCGCCTTTTTACTTAGGACTTGCAGGCATGGCAGGAGGCCTGCCGATAATCTTATTTTCATTAGCCGGCGGTGTGGCTGCCGACAGATTCTCAAAAAGAAACATGCTTCTGCTCACGCAGGTGATGTTCACGGCGCTTACGCTGATGCTGGCTGTCCTTGTGTCTGCAAAAATTATAAATGTGTGGCATGTGCTGTTTTTTTCCTTTCTTATCGGTATGGTAAGCGCCTTTGATATTCCGGCGAGGCAATCCTTCTTAATGGAAATGGTGGGCAAGGAAAGCCTTCTGAACGCCATTGCCCTTAATTCAGCGGCATTTAACGGGGCAAGGGTTATAGGCCCTGCAATAGCGGGATTTCTCATAGGCTATCTTGACATTGCAGTATGTTTTTATATAAATGCAGTCAGCTTTATTGCCGGCATAATCAGTTACTTAAGGATGCGTCCAGATGAGATGAAGACTGTTGAACCTCCAGAAGCAAAACTGTCACTGCCGGGCAAAAGACTGTTTACTGACATATTTCAGGAATTCAAAGAAGGCATAAAATATATCTTTACAGAACCGAAAATATATACGCTTATTGTCTTTGTGGCAATAACAAGCCTCTTCGGGTTTCCATACATTACATTCCTGCCTGTGTATGCAAGAGACATCCTTAAAACAGGGGCCACCGGGCTTGGCGTGCTCATGGGCTCTGCCGGAGCCGGGGCATTTACCGGCGCAGTCGGGCTTGCATTAAAAGAGGATTTTAAGAGGAAGGGGATGCTTTTTGCAGCGGCTGGAATTACCTTCCCGGTTGCATTGCTCCTTTTTTCATATTCGGAAACTCCATGGTTTTCATCTTTGATGCTCTTCCTTGTCGGCTGGGGGGCAATAAGCCAGATGGCGACCGCAAACAGCATGCTTCAGATTACCGCCCCTGACAGACTCAGGGGAAGGGTCATGAGCGCCTTTACGCTCATGTTTCTGGGAATGGCGGCTGTGGGGAATTTTATCGTAGGCAGTATTGCGCACCGCATCGGAACCCAGAATGCGGTTGCAACGGGCGCTGTATTATGCCTCTTTGGAATAGTACTGCTTTTATGGAAAAAACCTGAGGTGCTGAAGATAAGTTAA
- the holA gene encoding DNA polymerase III subunit delta codes for MLNKGLEKELKKHLPQPIYFVWSAENFFLDDFLSKAVDMVLAGHLKDFNFNVFYPETVPNEIIDSALTLPFMAPRRLVVVRDFHQFQKSFIKALEPYLKQPSQSTCMLILSQVKPKTRKDQKNLFDDVPVFPLIIKEADVPAWIKQRAHEKGINMTQGAVDYLIEFLGHDIGLLAAELEKFSASGLKLIGGKDILSLTGMMREYTVFNLVDAVMANNKANAFRILKVLFENGFEATSILGALNWHYRQFYNLWEGKGKRVLKMGEITYRTLLKHLPSCTEKYFSGIFQCMHEADAGIKTSTGRPEVIMELLLLKLLQPHSMN; via the coding sequence ATGCTAAACAAAGGCCTTGAAAAAGAGCTGAAAAAACACCTGCCGCAGCCCATTTACTTTGTCTGGAGCGCAGAAAATTTTTTTCTGGATGACTTTCTTTCAAAAGCGGTTGATATGGTTCTTGCCGGCCATCTGAAAGACTTCAACTTCAATGTTTTTTATCCTGAAACTGTCCCGAATGAGATTATAGATTCTGCGCTTACCCTGCCTTTCATGGCGCCGCGGAGACTGGTAGTTGTCAGGGATTTTCACCAGTTTCAGAAGTCTTTTATCAAGGCATTGGAGCCGTATTTAAAGCAGCCTTCCCAAAGCACATGCATGCTCATACTTTCACAGGTAAAACCAAAAACCAGAAAAGACCAAAAAAACCTTTTTGATGACGTGCCCGTATTCCCGCTGATAATAAAGGAGGCTGATGTGCCTGCCTGGATAAAACAAAGGGCGCATGAAAAGGGCATTAACATGACTCAGGGAGCAGTTGATTATCTGATTGAATTTTTAGGACATGATATCGGACTGCTGGCGGCTGAGCTGGAAAAATTTTCTGCTTCCGGGCTTAAATTAATAGGCGGAAAAGACATACTGTCGCTCACTGGCATGATGAGGGAATACACTGTCTTTAATCTTGTTGATGCCGTAATGGCAAATAACAAGGCAAATGCCTTCAGAATTTTAAAAGTGCTGTTTGAAAACGGTTTTGAGGCAACATCAATCCTCGGAGCTTTAAACTGGCATTACAGGCAGTTTTATAACCTGTGGGAAGGGAAAGGCAAAAGGGTTCTAAAGATGGGAGAAATTACCTACCGTACGCTTTTAAAACACCTGCCGTCCTGCACTGAAAAATATTTCTCCGGCATATTCCAATGCATGCACGAAGCAGATGCAGGAATAAAAACTTCAACGGGTAGACCGGAAGTAATTATGGAACTGCTTCTGCTTAAGCTGCTCCAGCCGCACTCAATGAATTGA